The DNA window caacctAGGCTCCACAcctaaaacattgtgttttctttcttctcttttcagcatgaaagaCAGAAAGTGCCTTTATTTAAATGAGTACAACGAAAGATGCATTCAACATTTCAGAATTGTGTTTTCCTTGTTAGGCAAAAATCAGTTGTATACATAATGTGGTCATAAATATTTCTCATTATGGCACATTAATTTTGGAATGTTAGTTTAATTGTCTGTGAATAGTCAATTGTACTCATCATATTAATAGAAACTGTTGCACATGAATCTCGATGGTTTCAGCAAAGTTCTGGTCAGTAAGTAAGATAAAAATCGAGTTCTGACGAATGACTTCTTTTCTGTACATTCTTCCTGTATTTCAGTAGTAGTTTATACAGTTGAGTTTCACAGTAAAGTAACATGATTACTGAGACTGTATTGTGCAGTTAGAAGATTGTTATAGAGCCCACTCCTCCCTCAGTCAATTTTGGGAAGTGTGCCCCAAGCTGTTTTATAATAATGGTAATGCATGATCCTTCAGGGAACATTAATAGACACAGCAATATTTCTGTCTGCATGACTAAGATGTTTCTCAAGGCTGCTTATTATATATTGTTATTTTCCAGTTACTATTGGATTGTATTCAGGATGCAATAATAATTGAACTACTTGAGTTAGATCTGTGACCTTTGTATGGACgaatgatcattttttttctatgggCTTCTGAAAATTGTCTGTTGTTTATTTAAGTAAAGTTGGTATGATACCATCAGACCCAGAAGACTGGTTAATCTTAAGTGCTTCTAATACCATCAGGCTTCTGCCACTACTACTGTATACTAATACTTTTTAATCTAGAATTTACTGTAGATTTGCTCATACTGAGGCATGTTATATATTTCTTCTGTAGTAAAAACATGAGTAAAATTATTCATTTAGCCATTTCCTtttcatcatttaaaaatgtcctATTATTATATATGTGATACTTCATCCACTACTGTTCATTTGTGGTTTTAACACTgagaaagcattttttatttttttattcatattaccctacaaaaaattgaaaattaaaattgaaaaagaaaatctggtgttcatttttcacttttgtcTATAGACTTCAGGCACTGACATCAAACTAAGCTAAACAGGATAATGGTATGTTCATGGGTCTTTTGAGTGCCTTATTATCCAGTCACAAAGACTTGGCCAACATGAGATTAATGTCAGCTAATTGTCCCACTATTTTTCTACCTTCAATATAAAGTGGTTCAATGTGGTCAATTCTCATTGTTCCAAGAGAGTAGAATATAATTgacgtaaaaataaaatacataggAGCTgtacatattaatattttttaagtgaAATGCTTATTATTAGAGTCCATAGTGAACACATTAAATTCAAGTGAAAATGACAGTTTAGACTTTACTGTCCCGTCacttttggagggcactgtatttTAGCCTCCACTTCTCTATGTGCTGTATCTCTTGTGTTTTCAAATATCTTCTTTTAATTTTGCATGTAAGTTCTTGTATTCCACTTAACtagatattgttttttttaataattttaaaaatgtgttttcatttctctTTGAATCGTTCCAAATTGATTTATTAATCCATTTGGGCCATTGCTttcttacttttctttttctttaggaATAAACAAATTCAGTTCTTTAAGTATAATATCGTGTTTCCATTAATTCTTTACCAGTTTTACGTATATTTAATTTCATGACAGTATGGCTTCCTGAAATTTTAAATCATCATTTTGTACGTGTCAGAGCATGACCCTAGTTCACTAATGGCTCTGTCACCTCTATTTCAGTTGATTTAACTTAATATATAATTTGAAAAGACTGAATCAAAAGAGATATTTCCCCTTGTACTTATAGGTGCTCTCAGTAACAAAGCAGTCATTAGCCATTAAAGTTAGGGGATCATCCTGATTGCCTGATATAAGCTTTATGGAGCGAATTACATCCTAATGATGCTACAGAAAACAAGAATGTAATACAAATAATCTACAAACGTGTTTCTCATTcctgcttttttctttaaaaatgctgcTTATATAGAGCTTAAGGTGGTTCCAGTTGGTGAGTTTTGGGTTTGTTAGATTTCAGTGTTGGTGAAGTAACAGTGTTTGTGACAATTAGATATATAATCTGTTTTAAGATTGCATTAATAACACAAACATGATGGCTTCACTTTTAAAGGCAAAtctaaaacaatataaaacattatttgtttttaataagactttttttttcctgacagtATTActcttcaaatattttttatccaTCAGAATTATCAGAAAGCCTCTCTTCCCATAAGCCACAGTGTTAGTTCCATAATATACTGACCAGCTTAAATAATATGCTGCAAGATAAAGTTTGACTAGTTTATGTGACATTGCTCAAATGTTTTAAACCCCAAGAAGCCcattttggaaaaacaaaaaacaaataacataaCAAAGATTTAGTGAAAATCAGGATGTAGGATTTCAGAATTTAGTAACAGCCACATTCTAACTGTAACACATTATTTATTCACTGTCTGTCTCAATATGTGGCAAGTCAAGGTAACAAATTCCATCTCTGTACAAGAACATCACTTTCATCATACGGGTGGTTCATTGTGAGTGACAAAGCTCATTAGAGTGACACTAGGAGGATGTGACATACAATAATACACAATTTATGCACATTCAAGCCTTAGGAATGTGCTTTGTCATATAGAAATAATATGATGCAAAAACACCAATGGACAATGGTTGGGGGGAGTCAGAAATGTATCACACCATACTAGACGTTAATCTTCTCTACTCCATCTGTTTAGGTTATTAACTCGGGCTAGACAAAAATCTATACATTTCTATACCATGAAAGGCAGAAGTAATTGATAAAAAATGTTCATGCACTTGAAATAATATTGCAAGAAAATAAAccttcacctacagtacatgtggtaAAAGCTGGTCAGTATAAAGTCTTTGTTATTAATGTTATAATTTCCTATGCTGCGAATCCAAAACCTAGCTTTCATTTACTACATGATCGTCTTCATATGGTATAGCTTAGTCTTAGGTGAAATGACTTCTAGAGAGATGGAAATCCCTCTACAAATGAACCACATACTACTGTTATACCTACGTTTTATATAAACTGCTTGTCTTTTCTGTAATCAAAAGGTGAACCCTGGAAGACCCATGCCTCTGGTTGAGGAAATCTCCTACCAAAACGAAGGGTACTGTGACTTGGGTGAAGAAGAGACAGCGTCAAACATCCATGGCAAACAGGGGGTTTACGTTAAGAAGGAAGACAATataaatgtcaaaacatgtaacaaacaaaaggaatttttaaaatttccaaaagatacagtacattcacataAGAGGCCTGCACAAGAATCCGAAAGCACGTCATCATCTATTGTGTCCAATGGAAGAACTACAGAGCGATCTGGCTGTAAATCCGTTTGGTTTAATGATGATATGATAGTTAAGGAACATGATTCTACCACCAATCAAAATCCTGATGATAGTACTCAAGAAGCTAACCTTCAAATGGAGAAAACAAATTCCCAGATGGCCAATGATGAACCATCTTCACAAGACCAGTCTGACAATGGGATGTGTGAAAAAGAGAAGACATTGGCGGAAGGAAGTACAGGAGAGAAGCATGACACATCTGAGTCACAGGATGATGACAGTCTCCTAAAAGACTTAGAGGAACATCACGACTGTGCTGAGGAAGTGCTGGAAAACCCTTATAAAAACATGTGCCCTGCGATTTGTGTTATGGGTGACAAAGTAGGTACCACTGAAGATGAGCACAGCAATGGAACAAACTCTAATGATGACCTGCAGTTAGAAGACCCAGAAACAGGTCAAACAGAAACAGAGGCTGAAGCTTTTTTACATTGTGGAAACCCTCCAACACATAATGATGAAACAGTGTCATCAACtgcagaaaatgaatctgtgacaAAAGGTAGCAAGGCACAGAATCTGGACTACGACAGCACAACACAAACAGGGCTTTTGTTTTTCGTAGAAGATTCCATAGAATTCTAAGAGTTTTGATAATGTTGAGCTGAAGCCAAAAGTACTGTGTTTACAGAAAatcatttcaaatatatttgagcactttttaaaaatgaataatgatcctccaaataaaatattttgattaaaaatgaatacacaATTACCTCTTTTTATGAGTTCTTATGTATTTGCCACTCAAAAATTGCTAAAGAAATTTGATCGTTTTCAAAGAAACTTGTGTCTTGTCGGAAATTATTTTTGAGATGTGAACAgccttaatatattttatgtctgAGCAGGACATTAAATGTCATTGCAATGATGAAAGAGtgacattaaatgaaatgatATCGGAAGTATACACAGTGCTATGATAGAGCCTTTGTGATAAGAAGTTTCTAATGTCTCCTTTGTTGTTTATTTCAACTGTATGGAAATTTATTATTTAGTCATCCACACCTTATTTTATTGATATAGATTACCATCAAATCACTAGGTTTGCCTCCAAAAGATTGTTTaactttattaataacaacagtGATGTGATATGAATGtaataaagaatacattttgtGACATTAAAAATAGGATGGTGTTTTTATTCTAAGTAACAATTGTGCAGGAAAAAGTGCTTCTTATTTCCATTAATTAGAGAGCAGCAGTATGAAATAGTGGTTAGGAGCTCTGGCATCTAGACTGGAGGTTTGTGTGTTCAAATACATGTGTTACAATAAGAACAAAAGCAAGGTATTTCCTCAAATTTATTGATTCTAAATCCTATGCTACAATTCGAGTGGGACTCTCTAGGTCACCAATGAAAATGTGAATTTCTTCATTGATTTATCTGGTTAGCTAAGGAATCAAATCCAGGATGTAATAATAGGTTTAAAAcatctttattaattttaaaggatTAGTTTACACGTCTTCTAAATAAGTTGATGTGGATGTCTTATTTATTTCTACAATTCTAAAGGCTTTCACAATCACAGCTATACGCTGCATGGTTACTCTCAGCATGTCAAAAAAGGGATTAAACAGATCCCTTACGCTTGAAGATACATTGAGCAAAAATATCATCATGGGCTGAAATGCATGGCTAAATAAAACAACCAAGAGGGGTTTTATCACATGATCCCCGAGTGCTGTCATTATCCCAACGACTAacacctgaaaaacaaataagaacTTAAGAAAAGTTGCAAAAGGAGCAGATGATTTGGTTCAATGTCTCAAATAAATCAGCTATTCCCACATAGCCTGGATCtaagtagcttttctttcagatATGATTTGTACCTCTGTAATATGTAATACGTATGAGCATTGACATACAGGCATCTCAGGTCTAATCTAAGGCTGAATGCAGTGATGTAAAGTGGACAGAGCCTTACAGAGAGACAGAGCCACTAGGTTGACAGAAAATGATCTCCTGGGAAGTTACTGATTCTCTCAAAAGGTATCATTCTAGTTTcaagttaaataaaatcagatgatgttttgagtgtttttttttcacttacaCCCTATATAAAGTGAAGCATTCTTCAATCCTGTAATTACCATCTCATTTATGGCAATGCATTTAATCTACACCCCTTTAAGACACTCCTGATCACCATCACTTGCTGTGTTCTAAGTGTGATTGGCCTGTTCCTGCACTGATACTAGGGCTtacaaatgtcactgttttaTCTTTGACACAATATTTGACACATCTATCTGCATACTTCTCTAGCTCTCTCTTGGGAAACTGTGCAATGTTTCCCAATCTCAGTCCTGGAGGCCAGCACACTTGCTGAATTTTCATGTCAACCAagattaattgcttaattgaagGCTTAATTGAGCTAACATGGTGCTTGTTTGAAATATGTACAAGTTCAGTTTCCTACTCAGAAATATATAATTGTATATTACTATATTACTAGATAGTTAAAAGGCAACCGAAAACACCCAATCAGTTCATTTATCCTATTATCAAGTCACTTAAAGTTTCAGTTGTACAACTGAGAGCTTGGCAGTAACAAAAAACAGCAGGTGTATggacctccaggatcaggattgGGTTACAGAGCACCAAACTTCTTTTTCTGACATATACATTTCcttattaaaagaaagaaatctaAATCCATTCTATTATGTTATAAAGAATTAGGCtaataaaaattgtaaaatatagTGATAACATCTGTTGTTTTACTTACATTACATAGAGATTGACTAACAAAGTCCAGCATCTCAATTAGAAATATCATGATGAAGTAAAGGGGAACTCTTAGGATCCCAAACACCTTTCTCCAGAACTGATGAATGACCATTTTGAagctgcaaaacattttttttttcacagtggAATCGAGCTCAGACTAAATAATCTCATAAAAATCACAGTTAAAAAGTTCTACCCATAGTACATTATTAGAGTTCCTACTCCTAAAACaccaaagaaatgaacaaaTGCTGTTTGCACCTCAAATGCAAATTCACAATGAATCCTCACTTTATCAACTTTAGTGGAGTCGACTTCGAATTTACTTTTTCAGCTTAACCTGTACCTGTCAGTCCCTTCAGATACACTTGCTTCTTCAGGTCCCTTTCTAGATTTATAGAAATGCTGTTGAGAATTATCATACATTTGGctgcaaagcaaaataaaaataagaatatgaaGGCATGTGGCTTATAAGATGGTATGCAAAAACTACAAGTAAGTTAAGATAAGCAGAATAATGCATACTCTCTTCTCAATAACATCTTATTGTGCGCTGTCAGTGTTTCGGCAAACAAAAGCCTTCATCAGGACATGCGTACTTGAATGAATGAAGATGTTATATCAACTAACATTAATTAGTTGGAAACACCACATATAAATGTAAGCTTCAGTGCCCGAATCATTGAGTATTAATGTGGAAAATCCcaaatgtttccatttttaaaaaaacacactattaaAACTGACATCTTTCCTAGAGATGGGAACTTTCTCAGTATTCACATTCAATGTCCTCCACATGTATTCATACCCCTGATGAAAAAGGAACTATAAACATCAAATAAACAAAAGTTTTACATATTGGATAATACTTCTTGCTTAAACAAAATctggaaaacattttacaatactCTTAATAGCATTGCACAGATCAAAGTCAtacttattattaaaaaatcagaagTCCATAAAACAAGAGTTACATTTGTTCACACCCCAATAGTTAGGATTTTGTAAAATCTCTAGTAGGGATTACACTAACTATATGTCTCCTGTAGTGTGTTATGAGGCTCTGCCACTTCAGAGGGGAAATTTATTAACATTCCTACATGAAGAATTACTCTATGTCCTTCAGACCCTTTGGTGAACTGCCATCTTGAGTTACGTACAAATGCTCAATTAGATTGATGACTGGAGAATGAGAAGGTCAGTtgagaacatttattttgtgtgtagTTAATCATTCCTTTGTCAAAATGGAtgtatgctttggatcattgtcatgcTGAAGTATCCATTTTAAGCCAACCCTGAGCTTCTTGGCAGAAAGAACAAAGTGTCTGGAAAAAATGTCCTGGTACATGTTTGGAGTTAATGATTTTCCTCTTTTTGACAAGGACCTGTAAATGCAAAACCACCTCAAACCTTAATACACCACCCACAATATTTCGTAATGGGAATGAGTGTATTCTCAATTACCTTTATTTTAGGTCAAACATAATGGTGATAAGCATGTCCAAACAACTCCACTTTCATTTAAACTGGCCATAATAGATTGTTTAAATTCTTCTTCTAAAGATGTCTAGTTTGAGTTGCCTCTTTTAGTGGTTTGCCTCAGAAGAAGTTCCTTCCTTGCAACCGAGCTATGAATGACGCATTCACATAAGCAACACAAAATGGTCATTTTCAACACTTTGTATCTTGAAGATACCATTTTGTTTCACAAATTATCTCCCGAACCACTTGTGCCACATCCCATGATGGCACGATACACTAAGTTACACTCTTTTTTCCTGGCAGGTTTTCCACTGTACCAGTACCATTACAGTTTTTAATAATGGACACTAAAGTGGAAAATGATAtattcagtttctttttaaaagccaTCACCCAACTCATGGGTGTCATTGACCATTTGCCTGCATTTTTCAAGGTGCTCTCTGACCTTAACCATGATCATGCTACCGAGTACAAACAGCAAGCCTTTGAAGGCATCTCTGTAGTTCTTAAAGTTTCCTTTACCATCCCAAATACAAGAATGTTATTTAGAATGGAGGCTATTAAtgaattttattgaaaagaatATTTAGAGCTGTGAATAGTGTAACTGtgaccttcttcttttctgaaattaaattaagtatTTATGACAAATATGATTTTGCTCTTTGCAATAGTATTAAGATTACAATATCACATTATCAAATCCGTAGCTCATTCTGCTTTAGGATGTTTTTTGCTCCTCTTTCATCAAGGTCACAAATTAAACTGGACAGCACTGCATTTATATGAGGAAATTACAttattggcttcaacagcaaAAAGCATGAAATATGTTTAATCAGTTTTAATCAGTGGATGTCTCATAGATagtaaaaatgtttcagatcgtATATTGTCTGTATATGAAATAATACAGCATACCGCGTAGGTACAATACATTACTAAGCTTTATAATTGCAGTTTAGAATTTGCTTACCCTTCATCACTGTAACAGACTTTTCCGAAAATTTGatcttcagctgtttttttctctgactCTCTATTTTCAGCTCCCTGTGTGAATTCAATGTTGTCATGATGTATCTTAGTTTTTTAATGTTAGAATTGATCATAAAAGTATACataactgtatatttacaatACTGCAAATGCAAACATAATGTAGTGATCAATTTAAATATCACCAagattacaaaatgaaaaaagaattaATCACCATTTGAGTCTTAACATGAAATgttattacatttttgaaaCAATGTTTTTCATTGATAAAGTTTTCAGAAGAATAGAGTGCTACACAAATTACATTTGTAGAAATAATGTAGAATGTCTATGCACTGATAAAACAATACTCAACAatactaaaaaaaatgattttttgaagaatgTAAGGTAGCATAGGGTTATTTTGAATGGCAAGTATAAAATACTGAATAGTTTCAATCACATACTATGTATTCAGAATgagaaagatttaaaaagttttttatcCCAACTTATCTAAGGGCTTgagatgaagaaaaaatatctaCAAATAAAGCTGACTAAATCTTGAGACAAAAAATGGAGATCttcaagaaaagaaacagacacCTCCAAATacacataacatacagtatttttttaggtTCCATACTGGACAAGATTACCGGATGATGATGCACTTTGAGCCAGAAACAATATGCACTGCTATAtctatatatgatatataaagtataaatgATATCTGTATTTCACTAATTCtacattaaattattactttggtGTATATAAAACCATTAGCTCTGTGATAATTCATTTTGATACCAACCTGGCTCTGCTCAGAAGCACCAGCAGTTCTCTTATTTGGTCTCAGGTTTTCTCTTCTCATTATGCCAATGGTTCTGAGAAGTTTGTTCCCTTTTATATAAGATTCACAAGAAATATAAACCATATAGAGCATGATCAGTTCAATAGCAGTTCAGTAGGGTAATTATTATTCGTATGATCACGACTGTAAGGTAGGTATAAAGATAGGATATGTCATTAAGGGAAATTACATCTTCAAAAGTTAGTAAACTGCAGCCTTATGCAGGAGTTTTTACTAAACCTTGTATCAAACAGTGTAAATAAAACAGTGTAATTTGTACAATTACTGCTGGAATGGAAGTTTTCTTGCAACTGTTGGCAGAAAACATCCAAATGATAATAACAGCTTtctgtacaaaaatattttcacagttctttcaaactttttccCCAACATCCCTTGCAGAGCATGACAATAACACATGATTCTAATTAACacaaaaacaatgaaacatATCACTATGGCCAGCATGAGTAATGAAGATTGCTAAATTATCAGCATGGCTGAAGGTGGTCTGCCTATGAGACAATATACCCAGAGATAGAGTACTGCTTCAACAATCGGCAAACAAACCcaaataaaccaaaaaaaacagctctgcaAGGGATAGGTCACATCATGGAGAACAGAAAGTTACTTCATCATCTCTGGACCGTCATTTCTATCCTAATCACACATGTAACAATCTTCTTACTGCAGAGTCAATAGCACAAGAAATTCCAGGAAGAAATGGCCCACGCAGAAAGACACATTTGCTGTAAACATGCTTGGAAGCTGTGCtaggctgaaagatgaatttACCCTATTCTGTAGGCCAAAGAATGTTTGAAGCTGAGTCTTAAGTACAATATCTGGTTAATCTCTTAACAGATCTTAACAGACCTAAAGTGATCAGGTTGTGGTTGGGTGTTATGCTGACTGTTGCATTATTCAAGCCAGCCACCTGGGCTATGTTATGATTTGGTTGAGAAACTATTCTAAAACAATAATGCCTTAGGCCTTCcttttcagctttctttcctAGCCTGGTCTAAAATAACATCTGTGTGACCCATTCGCCAATGCAATCACTAGCAGTCAACCACAAGCCGGCAACAGCTGCACAGGGTGAGTAGTGAAATATTCCACAACAGTGTGTCAAGAGACTGTGTAGCAGTGCTGCCAAGACTGCATTAGGTAGGTAACACCCAATACTGTTTTTGTAATTCTTCCATTTTGCCACTGTCTTATGTTTCATACTGAAACATATTAGACCTCTTGACATCTAGAGACAATTCTCTActtcatttgtattttcattcacattttgaGTGATATCGTATTCATGTTTATATAAAGTGAATACATTAATTAGACCTGTATGTTATGATTCTTTTGTGCATCATTATAAAATACCACGTCAATATAATGGAATCATCCTCTGtgattacatttttatacatgaaATGATGTAGTAAATGCCAATATCACACTCATTATATGTAATGGGAGTCATGAAACAAAGTCATCAAAGTTTTAAATAGCAATGCggacactgaattattattgtttttaatgggTAATTCTCACACAAACACGTTAAGAGATGTTTCCTTAACGTCTCTTCCGCTTTGGAATAAAATTAGGAAAGTAGTGTGCCTTAATATTTTTGCAGTTCAAGTGAGTTAGCTCTTTAAAGATACTACTGCCAAATttgcacaaaacattttttatagtaATATAATTCTCCTATATGAGATGTTGACTtaagttttatatttcagtatcAATGGCAGTACTAATTAAGTCAGGCCATTAGACAACTCTTCAGAGTACTAAGCAAAAAAGTGTCTATAGGAAAATTAACACTAAATCCATGCAAGTTATATAAAGAATTACAGTATTAAACTGTATTGTTCTGCAATATTCCAaattaagatattttaaaaaaagagcaacTAACCTTTTGATTTTTGTTCACACAGGTTTTTTGGATGAGATTCATTCCCATTACTTTTAGCCATAAATAAGTATTCATGTCCATTATACACTGACGTCGTACTGAGaggcatttttgtatttttagcaCAGACATCACTGGTGGTTTCCTCTGTAACATATTCATAGGAAACAAAGATGTGCAACGTTGTGCAGGATCCCTTAGTTGTAAAATTATACAAagcaatgcaaaaacaaaatggaaacctttgatttttcatGTCTATTTCCTGCCTAAAAAGTATTATCCATTCATCGATTTTCTGACTTCTTTTCCCAATACAGGATCACAGGAGAGCTGGAGCTTAGCTATGGGCACAAAGTAGGATTCATCTGTTATGGgaatccagtccatcacaggacagacacacaaacacacactagggccaattttcccagaacccaaCTAACCCACAATGGCTATCAAAAACGTTCAAAAATTGTGATTTTTTCTAGTGATCGAcatgaagtactgtacaacatCAAAGTGACAGCAAAATTGTCAtgtccagtccatcgcagggcaagtcgAGCCAATCATActtggggacaatttggaggctacggtaaaggccgaggggggaaatCTTGCCAGCACCCCCTAGTCTTATCGAGAAATggccggggatctttaatgaccactgagagtcaggacctcggtttaacgtttCATCCGAATGATtgtgcccactacagtatagtgtaataaacctttacttgttcttttgcagcctatgcatgctgatgcagctacctacttgaactaaaacaaaaaataactgattGATAAAATAATCACCCCCTTTACTATGAGACCTACAGTAAATAGGCAGAGCAACCACTTCTCTTTAGAATTGACATACCTTGTACTTGGTCAAGTGATGCAATACAGGTGTTGATATCATTGTGGGTTTCCATCTTTTGATGTTTGGAGTTAGAAAGCAAAGAGTTGCCATGATTCTGTATTACATTTTTCAGACCTTGgccaagaaaatgaaataatgttaACTTTCTTTTATTTATCAGAGTCTGATAGGGTGTAAATAAAAGTGAAGCCATTAAAAGGAGAAGCAGGCTTGTTCGAGttactaattaaaaagaaaagtagcttttttttattttgagctcAGTTTCCTTTGGAAATGATCAATATTAGTCTGTTGCTTCTTGTGTTTGTAATTGCTCTGTCTTTGAAACTTCTACTTTTGTTTAAAAGTCTACCTTTACTCCCCTCACAGCTGTCAAGATTTCCTGTACAGTGAAATGGCTGGACCACACTATTCAGTAGCGACCCTTCTACTTGCTGCAAAGCACTGATGAGGTCAATACTAGATGACGATCtgaacaacatttaaaaaaaagaacaccgaatttcattaaatacagaaataaagaacaattaaaggtcttgggttttcaaattaaaagcaaaatcatTATGTAGGTACAAACTTCTAACCACAGAAGTGTTCTCATTTCCATTGTATTATGTTTTGCCTATCAAAGGCTTACCTCTAGCATCCATTGTAATGTTTACCACACTGCTGAAATACCTGTCCTCATAAATCCAGCTCAAATTACTTAACATAGCTGTggcataaaatgtaaaaatatttcccatattacaaacataaacatatatcaTTATATTAACACATATTTTGGGAATTTAATGTAATAACAGAAATGAAGCCATATTTGACAATGCACAGCTTTGCAGGTTATATTTACTACAATTAAGATATGGCTATATAATGTAGTACTAATATTTCACAGTACCTTAACATCAAGTGTTGCATATACAATGTAACATAATAACTTAATGCATATATAATAACTATAAGatgaaaactgtttttctttgaaCATTAGAATTGCCTTCTGAGTAAATTGTCTTCATTTTTCAACGACCAACTATACGTCTTTGATGAACAGTCAGGCACCTagtcttcaaaataaaaacctaccttcctttaaataatttataatttataattttatatattgAACAATCAAAATCgcgttgtttttttcttcaaattagggatttaa is part of the Lepisosteus oculatus isolate fLepOcu1 chromosome 7, fLepOcu1.hap2, whole genome shotgun sequence genome and encodes:
- the LOC107077978 gene encoding uncharacterized protein isoform X4, which codes for MDSGSESVISWDMDEGIQNEKAACSSVSDQNTEKQQTSLNQTRSSSSIDLISALQQVEGSLLNSVVQPFHCTGNLDSCEGSKGLKNVIQNHGNSLLSNSKHQKMETHNDINTCIASLDQVQGNKLLRTIGIMRRENLRPNKRTAGASEQSQGAENRESEKKTAEDQIFGKVCYSDEGQMYDNSQQHFYKSRKGPEEASVSEGTDSFKMVIHQFWRKVFGILRVPLYFIMIFLIEMLDFVSQSLCNVLVVGIMTALGDHVIKPLLVVLFSHAFQPMMIFLLNVSSSVRDLFNPFFDMLRVTMQRIAVIVKAFRIVEINKTSTSTYLEDV
- the LOC107077978 gene encoding uncharacterized protein isoform X2, translating into MDEGIQNEKAACSSVSDQNTEKQQTSLNQTRSSSSIDLISALQQVEGSLLNSVVQPFHCTGNLDSCEGSKGLKNVIQNHGNSLLSNSKHQKMETHNDINTCIASLDQVQEETTSDVCAKNTKMPLSTTSVYNGHEYLFMAKSNGNESHPKNLCEQKSKGNKLLRTIGIMRRENLRPNKRTAGASEQSQGAENRESEKKTAEDQIFGKVCYSDEGQMYDNSQQHFYKSRKGPEEASVSEGTDSFKMVIHQFWRKVFGILRVPLYFIMIFLIEMLDFVSQSLCNVLVVGIMTALGDHVIKPLLVVLFSHAFQPMMIFLLNVSSSVRDLFNPFFDMLRVTMQRIAVIVKAFRIVEINKTSTSTYLEDV
- the LOC107077978 gene encoding uncharacterized protein isoform X1, producing MDSGSESVISWDMDEGIQNEKAACSSVSDQNTEKQQTSLNQTRSSSSIDLISALQQVEGSLLNSVVQPFHCTGNLDSCEGSKGLKNVIQNHGNSLLSNSKHQKMETHNDINTCIASLDQVQEETTSDVCAKNTKMPLSTTSVYNGHEYLFMAKSNGNESHPKNLCEQKSKGNKLLRTIGIMRRENLRPNKRTAGASEQSQGAENRESEKKTAEDQIFGKVCYSDEGQMYDNSQQHFYKSRKGPEEASVSEGTDSFKMVIHQFWRKVFGILRVPLYFIMIFLIEMLDFVSQSLCNVLVVGIMTALGDHVIKPLLVVLFSHAFQPMMIFLLNVSSSVRDLFNPFFDMLRVTMQRIAVIVKAFRIVEINKTSTSTYLEDV
- the LOC107077978 gene encoding uncharacterized protein isoform X3; this translates as MDSGSESVISWDMDEGIQNEKAACSSVSDQNTEKQQTSLNQTRSSSSIDLISALQQVEGSLLNSVVQPFHCTGNLDSCEGSKGLKNVIQNHGNSLLSNSKHQKMETHNDINTCIASLDQVQEETTSDVCAKNTKMPLSTTSVYNGHEYLFMAKSNGNESHPKNLCEQKSKGNKLLRTIGIMRRENLRPNKRTAGASEQSQGAENRESEKKTAEDQIFGKVCYSDEGFKMVIHQFWRKVFGILRVPLYFIMIFLIEMLDFVSQSLCNVLVVGIMTALGDHVIKPLLVVLFSHAFQPMMIFLLNVSSSVRDLFNPFFDMLRVTMQRIAVIVKAFRIVEINKTSTSTYLEDV
- the LOC107077978 gene encoding uncharacterized protein isoform X5; translation: MDSGSESVISWDMDEGIQNEKAACSSVSDQNTEKQQTSLNQTRSSSSIDLISALQQVEGSLLNSVVQPFHCTGNLDSCEGSKGLKNVIQNHGNSLLSNSKHQKMETHNDINTCIASLDQVQEETTSDVCAKNTKMPLSTTSVYNGHEYLFMAKSNGNESHPKNLCEQKSKGNKLLRTIGIMRRENLRPNKRTAGASEQSQGAENRESEKKTAEDQIFGKVCYSDEGQMYDNSQQHFYKSRKGPEEASVSEGTDRC